One segment of Bacteroides caecimuris DNA contains the following:
- a CDS encoding carbohydrate kinase family protein: protein MNNTIVGMGEALWDVLPEGKKIGGAPANFAYHVSQFGFDSRVVSAVGNDELGDEIMSVFKDKKLNTQIERVDYPTGTVQVTLDAEGVPCYEIKEGVAWDNIPFTDELKRLALNTRAVCFGSLAQRNEASRATINRFLDTMPDIDGQLKIFDINLRQDFYTKEVLRDSFQRCNVLKINDEELVTISRMFGYPGIDLQDKCWILLAKYNLKMLILTCGINGSYVFTPGVVSFQETPRVPVADTVGAGDSFTAAFCASILNGKPVPEAHKLAVEVSAYVCTQSGAMPELPQVLKDRLL from the coding sequence ATGAATAATACGATAGTAGGAATGGGTGAAGCACTATGGGATGTGCTGCCCGAAGGAAAGAAAATAGGCGGTGCTCCGGCAAACTTCGCTTATCATGTTTCGCAATTTGGCTTTGACAGCCGTGTAGTCAGTGCGGTAGGCAATGACGAACTGGGGGATGAGATTATGTCGGTCTTTAAAGACAAGAAACTGAATACTCAGATTGAACGGGTAGATTATCCTACCGGTACGGTGCAAGTGACACTGGACGCCGAAGGTGTGCCCTGTTATGAAATCAAGGAGGGGGTTGCCTGGGATAACATTCCTTTCACGGACGAACTGAAACGTCTGGCGTTGAACACACGTGCCGTTTGCTTCGGTTCGTTGGCGCAGCGCAATGAAGCAAGTCGCGCCACTATCAACCGCTTCTTGGACACCATGCCCGATATAGACGGACAATTAAAGATATTCGACATCAATCTCCGTCAGGACTTCTACACCAAAGAAGTGTTGCGCGATTCCTTCCAACGCTGCAATGTCTTGAAGATAAACGACGAAGAGTTGGTGACCATCAGCCGTATGTTCGGTTATCCGGGCATCGACTTGCAGGACAAGTGCTGGATTCTGTTGGCCAAGTACAATCTGAAAATGTTGATTCTGACTTGCGGCATCAATGGCAGCTATGTATTTACTCCGGGCGTTGTCTCTTTCCAGGAAACGCCGAGAGTTCCCGTAGCCGATACGGTAGGAGCGGGCGATTCTTTCACGGCAGCTTTCTGTGCTTCCATATTGAATGGCAAGCCGGTTCCCGAAGCTCATAAGCTGGCGGTGGAAGTTTCTGCTTATGTCTGCACGCAGAGCGGGGCGATGCCGGAACTTCCGCAGGTGTTGAAAGACAGATTGTTATAA
- a CDS encoding MFS transporter, whose amino-acid sequence MENSKNSSLSKLIPVMLCFFAMGFVDLVGIASNYVKADLGLSDSQANIFPSLVFFWFLIFSVPTGMLMSRIGQKKTVLLSLIVTFASLLLPIFGDSYMLMLISFSLLGIGNALMQTSLNPLLSNIVRGDRLASSLTFGQFVKAIASFLAPYIAMWGATQAIPTFDLGWRILFPIYMIVAVIAVLLLNVTQIKEEKEEGRPSTFGQCLALLGKPFILLCFIGIMCHVGIDVGTNTTAPKILMERIGMGLDDAAFATSLYFIFRTAGCFLGSFILRKMSPKSFFAISVVMMLVAMIGLFIFHEKAIIYACIALIGFGNSNVFSVIFSQALLYLPSKKNEVSGLMIMGLFGGTVFPLAMGVASDTSLGQNGAIAVMTIGVLYLLFYTLRIRK is encoded by the coding sequence ATGGAAAACAGTAAAAACTCTTCTCTCTCCAAACTTATCCCGGTGATGCTATGCTTTTTCGCCATGGGGTTCGTTGACTTGGTAGGCATTGCTTCCAATTATGTAAAGGCAGACCTTGGTCTGTCGGACTCACAAGCAAACATTTTTCCCTCACTTGTCTTCTTCTGGTTCCTGATTTTCTCCGTACCGACAGGGATGCTGATGAGCCGTATCGGTCAGAAGAAGACTGTATTGCTCAGTCTGATTGTCACTTTTGCTTCTTTGTTATTGCCGATTTTCGGTGACAGTTATATGCTGATGCTGATTTCTTTCTCCCTCTTGGGTATCGGAAACGCATTGATGCAGACCTCTCTGAATCCCTTGCTCTCCAACATCGTGAGGGGTGACCGCCTGGCAAGTAGCCTGACTTTCGGTCAGTTTGTAAAAGCCATCGCTTCTTTCCTTGCTCCTTATATTGCCATGTGGGGAGCTACACAAGCCATCCCGACTTTCGATTTGGGCTGGCGCATCCTGTTCCCGATTTACATGATTGTAGCCGTTATTGCTGTTCTGTTGCTCAATGTCACACAGATTAAAGAAGAAAAAGAAGAAGGCAGACCGTCTACTTTCGGACAATGTCTCGCTTTGCTCGGCAAACCGTTCATCCTGCTTTGCTTCATCGGTATCATGTGTCATGTCGGTATCGACGTAGGTACGAACACTACCGCTCCGAAGATTCTGATGGAACGCATCGGAATGGGACTGGATGATGCCGCTTTCGCGACAAGTCTCTATTTTATCTTCCGTACGGCGGGTTGCTTCCTGGGTTCTTTCATTCTGCGCAAGATGTCTCCGAAATCTTTCTTTGCTATCAGTGTAGTAATGATGTTGGTTGCCATGATTGGTTTGTTCATCTTCCACGAGAAAGCGATTATCTATGCTTGCATCGCCCTGATTGGTTTCGGTAACTCTAACGTATTCTCCGTCATCTTCTCGCAAGCGTTGCTTTATCTGCCGAGTAAGAAAAACGAAGTCTCCGGTCTGATGATTATGGGGCTTTTCGGTGGAACGGTATTTCCGTTGGCGATGGGAGTGGCTTCGGACACTTCACTGGGACAGAACGGCGCTATTGCAGTAATGACAATCGGTGTGCTTTATCTGCTGTTCTATACGCTCCGTATCAGAAAATAA
- a CDS encoding DUF4980 domain-containing protein, translated as MNVFLLSKQFQAVLIYFLLITFSFSLRAADSPLLIKNLGEGHYMVRINTNQKFFLLPVEETAPDVRISMIINNEEVKWLDVRLAMHKVDYFVPVDISSYSGRTISCKFKLQTNDPLHTNFSPENTVCCKEMRLSDTFDTANREKYRPTYHFSPLYGWMNDPNGMVYKDGEYHLFYQYNPYGSQWGNLSWGHAITKDLVNWKHLPVAIAPDALGTIFSGSAVVDYDNTAGFGAGAIVAIYTQSSDRQVQSIAYSTDNGRSFTKYENNPVLVSEVCDFRDPKVFWHAETHRWIMVLAVGQEMQIFSSPNLKDWTFESRFGEGQGAHGGVWECPDLFELPVEGTNDKKWVLLCNLNPGGPFGGSATQYFVGSFNGKEFVNESPSKTKWMDWGKDHYATVTWSDAPDNRRIAIAWMSNWQYANDVPTSQYRSPNSVPRDLSLFAADGEIYLKSAPSPELLKLRDISKKRSFKVSGTRTVKEMIPGNEGAYEIELTIKNQHADIIGFRLYNDKGEEVDMQYDMKENKFSMDRRKSGDVSFNENFPTLTWTAIESGRNELKLRLFVDKSSVEAFGDGGRFAMTNQVFPSEPYCHIGFYSKGGSYKVDSFVVYRLKP; from the coding sequence ATGAATGTATTTCTTTTATCTAAGCAATTTCAGGCTGTTCTGATTTATTTTTTACTTATAACTTTTTCTTTTTCGCTCCGCGCAGCAGATTCTCCTTTATTGATAAAGAATCTTGGAGAAGGACATTACATGGTACGTATTAATACCAATCAGAAGTTTTTTCTTCTACCGGTAGAAGAAACTGCCCCCGATGTACGTATCAGTATGATTATAAATAATGAAGAGGTGAAATGGCTGGATGTACGGCTGGCGATGCATAAAGTGGATTACTTTGTTCCTGTAGACATTTCCAGTTATTCAGGCCGGACGATTTCCTGCAAATTTAAACTACAAACGAATGATCCTCTTCATACAAACTTTTCTCCTGAAAATACGGTTTGCTGCAAGGAAATGAGATTATCCGATACGTTTGATACAGCTAATCGGGAAAAGTACCGTCCCACTTATCATTTTTCGCCCCTTTATGGTTGGATGAACGACCCGAACGGAATGGTATATAAAGACGGTGAATATCATCTGTTTTATCAATACAACCCTTATGGTTCTCAATGGGGAAATCTAAGCTGGGGACATGCCATCACCAAAGACCTCGTAAACTGGAAACATCTTCCTGTTGCTATAGCTCCTGATGCATTAGGAACAATTTTCAGTGGCTCGGCTGTGGTGGATTACGATAATACAGCAGGATTTGGTGCAGGTGCTATTGTTGCTATCTACACTCAAAGCAGTGACCGGCAAGTGCAAAGTATAGCTTACAGCACCGACAACGGACGTTCTTTTACTAAATACGAAAACAATCCCGTTCTGGTGTCTGAGGTCTGTGACTTCCGCGACCCGAAAGTGTTTTGGCATGCAGAAACCCATCGGTGGATTATGGTATTGGCAGTAGGGCAGGAAATGCAGATTTTCTCTTCTCCTAATCTGAAAGATTGGACCTTTGAAAGTCGTTTCGGTGAAGGACAAGGTGCACATGGCGGCGTGTGGGAATGTCCCGATTTGTTTGAACTTCCAGTAGAAGGTACCAATGATAAGAAATGGGTGTTGCTTTGTAATTTGAATCCAGGAGGTCCTTTCGGAGGAAGTGCTACTCAATATTTTGTAGGCTCCTTCAACGGAAAAGAGTTTGTAAACGAATCACCCTCCAAAACCAAATGGATGGACTGGGGAAAAGACCATTACGCTACTGTTACTTGGAGTGATGCCCCCGACAACCGCCGTATCGCCATCGCATGGATGAGCAACTGGCAATATGCAAATGATGTTCCTACCTCCCAATACCGTAGTCCGAACTCCGTTCCCCGCGATTTGAGCCTGTTTGCCGCAGACGGTGAGATTTATCTCAAATCCGCCCCTTCTCCCGAACTGCTGAAACTGCGCGACATTTCGAAGAAACGTTCGTTCAAAGTAAGTGGAACACGCACGGTCAAAGAAATGATTCCGGGTAACGAAGGTGCTTACGAAATAGAACTGACCATCAAGAACCAACATGCAGACATTATCGGCTTCCGTCTCTACAATGATAAGGGCGAGGAAGTGGACATGCAATATGACATGAAAGAGAACAAATTCTCTATGGACCGCCGTAAAAGCGGAGATGTCAGCTTCAACGAAAATTTCCCGACGCTGACGTGGACGGCTATCGAAAGCGGAAGGAATGAACTGAAACTTCGCCTGTTTGTAGATAAATCAAGTGTAGAAGCATTCGGTGACGGTGGACGTTTCGCAATGACCAATCAGGTATTCCCGTCGGAGCCTTACTGCCATATCGGCTTTTACAGCAAGGGCGGATCCTATAAGGTAGATTCGTTTGTGGTTTACCGGTTGAAGCCATAG
- a CDS encoding RagB/SusD family nutrient uptake outer membrane protein — protein MKKKIYTFALACLMGVSFTNCNDFLDYNPTAVIDEDKAFSEPEKMVNAAYAMLGDCWFSYPFNLFPYGDITSDDCLKGGSGTTDTGYHPFEIWSTLTATTPGEMDELWYRLYCAVSRCNRALVSLDRNGVNKLGEDLCKQRIAEVKFLRAHFYYKLLTVFRQVPWIDEVAYSNNTIEQIRNDQFTYQELFGKIIADFETAYNVLPDEQANGGRVNKIAAAAYLAKCYLNLAWGDGYEATTGVSHINKEYMSKVVTYTKDVEDSKYDYLEDFGDIFLPDYKNSKESVFAVQCSDYKDDNTSFGRANWSNMLNGCWGMWTCGWDFHKPSQNLVNAFKTENGLPMFDDYNHQISYPVNGEVNEQKWDPRLFHTVGMPTYPYKYEAEYVMTKDNSRTPNTYGYYTSLKEVPQRSKGETYNGSWQAFAMNDYVFRYTDVMLMRAEALIELDELDKARVIINDIRQRAANSIEKHISYAKEQCEIVIYPESYFQDKETARKCLRWERRLEMAMENGRYFDLRRWGIASKTLNAYFASEQNSVYDGQTYAQYYKDAHYEAGKNEFFPIPYNQLYYIPGLYTQNKNYE, from the coding sequence ATGAAAAAGAAAATATATACATTTGCACTTGCCTGTTTGATGGGTGTATCCTTTACAAACTGTAATGACTTTCTCGACTATAATCCCACAGCAGTGATTGATGAAGATAAAGCGTTCTCCGAACCGGAGAAGATGGTGAATGCCGCTTATGCCATGTTGGGCGACTGCTGGTTTTCCTATCCGTTCAATCTGTTTCCTTATGGTGATATAACATCTGACGACTGTTTGAAAGGTGGTTCCGGGACGACCGACACCGGCTATCATCCTTTTGAGATTTGGTCTACGTTGACGGCTACTACTCCGGGTGAGATGGACGAGCTTTGGTATCGTCTCTATTGTGCCGTTTCCCGTTGCAATCGTGCGTTAGTGTCTTTGGACAGAAACGGAGTGAACAAACTTGGTGAGGATTTATGTAAGCAGCGCATTGCGGAAGTTAAATTCTTACGCGCGCACTTCTATTATAAATTGTTGACCGTGTTTCGCCAAGTTCCTTGGATTGATGAAGTGGCGTATTCAAACAATACCATCGAGCAGATAAGAAATGACCAGTTTACGTATCAGGAACTCTTTGGTAAAATAATAGCTGATTTTGAAACTGCCTATAATGTGCTGCCGGACGAACAGGCTAATGGCGGACGGGTAAATAAGATTGCCGCTGCGGCTTACCTGGCAAAGTGTTATTTGAACTTGGCATGGGGAGACGGTTATGAAGCGACTACCGGCGTATCTCATATAAATAAAGAATATATGAGCAAGGTGGTAACATATACGAAAGACGTTGAAGATTCCAAGTATGATTATCTGGAAGATTTCGGCGACATCTTTTTGCCGGATTACAAGAACAGCAAGGAATCGGTCTTTGCCGTACAATGTTCCGACTATAAGGATGATAACACAAGTTTCGGACGTGCCAACTGGTCGAATATGTTGAATGGGTGTTGGGGAATGTGGACTTGCGGATGGGACTTTCATAAGCCTTCGCAGAATCTGGTGAATGCATTCAAGACAGAGAATGGTCTGCCGATGTTTGATGACTATAATCATCAAATCAGCTATCCGGTCAACGGAGAAGTGAACGAACAGAAATGGGACCCCAGACTCTTTCATACAGTCGGCATGCCTACCTATCCATACAAATATGAAGCAGAATATGTGATGACGAAAGACAACTCCCGTACGCCGAATACGTATGGCTATTATACTTCCTTGAAAGAAGTGCCCCAACGTTCGAAAGGAGAGACTTACAACGGATCATGGCAGGCGTTCGCAATGAACGATTATGTATTCCGTTATACGGATGTGATGCTGATGCGTGCTGAGGCATTGATTGAATTGGACGAACTGGACAAAGCCCGTGTCATTATCAATGATATTCGTCAGCGTGCAGCCAATTCGATTGAAAAACACATTTCTTATGCAAAAGAACAGTGTGAGATTGTGATTTATCCGGAGTCTTACTTCCAAGACAAGGAAACTGCGCGTAAGTGTCTGCGTTGGGAGCGTCGCTTGGAAATGGCGATGGAAAACGGACGTTATTTTGATTTGCGCCGTTGGGGGATTGCTTCTAAAACGCTGAATGCTTACTTTGCAAGCGAACAAAACAGTGTATATGACGGACAGACCTATGCCCAATATTATAAGGATGCTCATTATGAAGCGGGAAAAAATGAGTTCTTCCCGATACCTTATAACCAACTGTACTATATTCCAGGATTATATACCCAGAATAAGAATTATGAATAG
- a CDS encoding SusC/RagA family TonB-linked outer membrane protein yields the protein MKNKKLLCSVCFLFMFLSVLSGQNIMVKGNVTSKTDGLPIIGASVIESTASANGTITDFDGNFTLTVKQGSLLTISYVGFKSVKVEAKALLNVILEEDSEMLEEVVVTGYSTQKKADLTGSVAVVSTKSLKTSTDADPMKSLQGKVPGMTITTNGSPSSTGTIRIRGIGSFNSSQDPLYVVDGVPTTRALNSLNTNDIESMQVLKDAASASIYGSRASNGVIIITTKKGKKADKMQVDFSANLAAQFYTSQSLMKLSNTSEYATAMAQAALNDGLDPVAYAGNYGLNLKAASGTPITVWNPATGSYVNYTVNGLYDGYINQKKTMKYSDTDWLNEISRTGFLQNYDLSLSHANDKHSTMFSLGYKKNNGILKYTDFENISARMNSSYNVNKYITIGENFTVTYTTQVDCAPMENALKMAPTVPVYEEDGVTFAGPVGGMSDRQNPLRESYNNRDNHLDYWRLFGNGYVELKPLKGLVLRSNFGIDHYSSFINAMTNTFHSDIVNNDIAKTTLSHNNETNWTWSNTANYNFRLADKHDITVLAGTEMTKQSVIDFSAYSEEYALEDKDYMWPNAATGTMRNAGAKVGFRLASFFGKIDYNFDDFVLASFTIRRDGSSRFGKDNRWGTFPAATLGLRLSKLLRKDWMDDWKLRFSWGQTGNQAIDNNAQFGLYVADYGLDRVTSTAYDLLLQYSGTFPSGYRATQLANPNLKWESAEQFNIGTDFTLLKGCLYGSIDGYVKDVDNMLINPSYLGALGEGGASWANGPSLRNWGMEVALGYRKTLACGLGIDVNGNLDFFRNKVTYLPATSTGSYAHTTTENLVQSGQPYGSIVGYVVEGIFQHQAEVDASGQPNARVGGLKYADLDGKNGITADDQTWIYNPVPAFSYGLNIALNYKGFDFSMFWQGVYDKDVYNNQKFQTDFWSITDAGSNKGNRLLGAWTTANTGSTIPALTTNNTADEGRASTYFVENGSYLKLRNLQLGYNLPASFLSKFKMSNARIYLSGQNLLTVKSKGLTCADPENPDWAYPLATSVSFGLQLSF from the coding sequence ATGAAGAACAAAAAACTTCTTTGCAGCGTTTGTTTCCTGTTTATGTTCTTGTCAGTCCTCAGCGGACAGAACATAATGGTAAAAGGAAACGTAACTTCCAAAACAGATGGGTTGCCGATTATCGGTGCTTCCGTCATTGAATCAACCGCTTCGGCCAACGGTACTATTACCGACTTTGATGGTAACTTTACGTTGACAGTAAAGCAAGGTTCATTACTTACCATTTCTTATGTAGGTTTTAAATCAGTCAAAGTGGAGGCGAAAGCTTTATTAAACGTTATTTTGGAGGAAGACTCCGAAATGTTGGAGGAAGTGGTAGTGACAGGCTATTCTACCCAAAAGAAGGCGGACTTGACAGGATCGGTTGCCGTTGTCTCGACCAAATCTTTAAAAACTTCGACTGATGCCGATCCGATGAAAAGTCTGCAAGGTAAAGTACCGGGTATGACAATTACTACAAACGGTTCGCCCAGTAGTACAGGAACCATTCGCATTCGCGGTATCGGTTCTTTCAATTCATCACAAGATCCCTTGTATGTGGTTGACGGAGTGCCTACTACTCGTGCTTTAAACTCTCTTAATACCAATGATATCGAAAGTATGCAAGTGCTGAAGGATGCGGCATCCGCTTCTATTTACGGTTCGCGTGCATCGAACGGTGTTATTATCATTACAACGAAGAAAGGAAAGAAAGCCGATAAAATGCAGGTCGACTTCTCGGCAAATCTGGCTGCGCAGTTTTACACTTCCCAATCGTTGATGAAGCTCTCGAACACTTCGGAATACGCAACAGCTATGGCTCAGGCTGCTTTGAATGACGGATTAGACCCGGTTGCTTATGCCGGAAATTATGGATTGAACCTGAAAGCCGCAAGCGGCACGCCCATTACGGTTTGGAATCCGGCAACGGGAAGTTATGTAAATTATACGGTAAACGGCTTATACGATGGTTACATCAATCAAAAGAAAACAATGAAATATTCGGATACCGATTGGCTGAACGAAATATCGCGTACCGGGTTCTTGCAAAATTATGATTTGTCTCTTTCACACGCTAATGACAAACATTCCACCATGTTTTCTTTGGGGTATAAGAAGAATAATGGTATCTTGAAATACACTGATTTTGAGAATATATCCGCTCGTATGAATTCCTCCTATAATGTGAACAAATATATCACCATAGGTGAGAACTTCACTGTGACATATACCACCCAGGTAGATTGCGCTCCGATGGAGAATGCGTTGAAGATGGCTCCTACTGTTCCGGTTTATGAGGAAGACGGTGTGACGTTTGCCGGTCCTGTAGGTGGAATGAGCGACCGTCAGAACCCGTTGCGCGAATCATATAATAATCGTGACAACCATCTGGACTACTGGCGTCTGTTTGGTAACGGCTATGTAGAGTTGAAACCGCTCAAAGGACTGGTGCTTCGTTCAAACTTCGGTATCGACCATTATTCTTCATTCATCAATGCGATGACAAACACTTTTCATTCTGATATTGTGAATAATGACATAGCGAAAACAACGCTTTCTCACAATAATGAAACAAACTGGACATGGTCGAATACTGCCAACTATAATTTCCGATTGGCCGATAAACATGATATTACCGTATTGGCAGGTACCGAAATGACCAAGCAATCCGTGATTGATTTTTCTGCTTATTCCGAAGAGTACGCTTTGGAAGATAAAGACTATATGTGGCCCAATGCGGCAACTGGTACAATGAGAAACGCTGGCGCAAAGGTAGGGTTCCGGTTGGCTTCTTTCTTTGGAAAGATAGACTATAATTTCGACGATTTCGTTTTGGCGTCTTTCACCATTCGCAGAGACGGTTCTTCCAGATTTGGTAAAGATAATCGTTGGGGTACTTTCCCGGCAGCGACTCTCGGATTGCGTTTGTCTAAACTGTTGCGGAAAGATTGGATGGACGACTGGAAACTTCGCTTTTCATGGGGACAGACCGGTAATCAGGCAATAGACAATAATGCCCAGTTTGGACTTTATGTAGCCGATTATGGATTAGACCGTGTTACTTCTACCGCTTACGACTTACTGTTGCAATATTCGGGAACGTTCCCTTCCGGTTATCGTGCCACTCAACTTGCGAATCCTAATTTGAAATGGGAATCGGCCGAACAGTTCAATATCGGTACAGACTTCACACTTCTCAAAGGCTGTTTATACGGTTCAATAGATGGATATGTGAAAGATGTGGACAATATGTTGATTAATCCCTCTTACTTGGGCGCACTGGGAGAAGGTGGGGCATCTTGGGCCAATGGTCCTTCATTGCGCAACTGGGGAATGGAGGTTGCTTTGGGTTATCGCAAGACTCTGGCTTGCGGGCTTGGAATTGATGTAAACGGAAACTTAGATTTTTTCCGCAATAAAGTAACTTACCTTCCTGCAACCTCCACAGGATCTTATGCACACACAACAACGGAGAATCTGGTTCAGTCCGGTCAACCATACGGCTCTATTGTAGGCTATGTGGTAGAGGGTATATTCCAACATCAGGCCGAAGTGGATGCTTCCGGTCAACCGAACGCACGTGTAGGTGGACTGAAATATGCAGATTTGGATGGTAAGAATGGTATTACAGCCGATGACCAAACTTGGATTTACAATCCTGTTCCGGCATTTTCTTATGGTCTGAATATCGCATTGAATTATAAAGGATTTGATTTCAGCATGTTTTGGCAAGGGGTATATGATAAGGACGTGTATAACAACCAAAAGTTTCAGACTGACTTCTGGAGTATTACAGATGCGGGCTCAAACAAAGGAAACCGTTTGTTGGGTGCGTGGACTACCGCAAACACCGGTTCCACTATTCCCGCACTGACCACTAACAATACTGCCGATGAAGGTCGCGCTTCAACCTATTTTGTAGAAAACGGTTCCTATTTGAAGTTGCGCAATTTGCAACTGGGATATAATTTGCCTGCCTCATTCTTGTCTAAATTCAAAATGAGCAATGCACGTATATATCTGTCGGGACAGAACTTGCTAACAGTCAAAAGTAAAGGTCTGACTTGTGCCGACCCTGAAAATCCGGATTGGGCTTATCCGCTGGCCACCTCTGTGTCATTCGGTCTGCAACTTAGTTTCTAA